In one Solanum dulcamara chromosome 1, daSolDulc1.2, whole genome shotgun sequence genomic region, the following are encoded:
- the LOC129881620 gene encoding catalase, which yields MDLSKYRPSSAYDAPFLTTNAGGPVYNNVSSLTVGPRGPVLLEDYHLIEKLATFDREKIPERVVHARGASAKGFFEVTHDISHLTCADFLRAPGAQTPVIVRFSTVVHERGSPESIRDIRGFAVKFYTREGNFDLVGNNVPVFFNRDAKSFPDTIRALKPNPKSHIQENWRILDFFSFLPESLHTFAFFYDDVCLPINYRHMEGFGVHAYQLINKAGKAHYVKFHWKPTCGVKSMSEEEAIRVGGTCHSHATKDLYDSIAAGNYPEWKLFIQIMDPEDVDKFDFDPLDVTKTWPEDILPLMPVGRLVLNRNIDNFFAENEQLAFNPGHIVPGIYYSEDKLLQTRIFAYADTQRHRIGPNYMQLPVNAPKCAHHNNHRDGAMNFMHRDEEVDYLPSRFDSCRPAEQYPIPSCVLNGRREMCVIQKENNFKQAGERYRSWEPDRQDRYISKWVESLSDPRVTHEIRSIWISYLSQADKSCGQKVASRLTVKPTM from the exons ATGGATCTCTCTAAG TATCGCCCTTCAAGCGCATACGATGCCCCTTTCTTGACAACAAATGCTGGTGGTCCTGTGTACAACAATGTATCTTCCTTAACTGTTGGACCTAgag GGCCTGTTCTTCTTGAGGATTATCATCTAATAGAGAAGCTTGCGACTTTTGATCGCGAGAAGATACCTGAGCGTGTTGTTCATGCTAGAGGTGCTAGTGCTAAGGGATTCTTTGAAGTCACTCATGATATTTCTCATCTTACCTGTGCTGATTTTCTCCGAGCTCCTGGTGCTCAAACACCTGTTATTGTCCGTTTCTCTACTGTTGTCCATGAACGTGGAAGCCCCGAATCCATTAGGGATATTCGGGGTTTTGCTGTCAAATTTTACACCAGAGAG GGTAACTTTGATCTGGTTGGAAACAATGTCCCTGTCTTCTTTAATCGTGATGCAAAGTCGTTCCCTGACACGATTCGTGCATTGAAACCAAATCCAAAGTCACACATTCAGGAAAACTGGAGGATCCTTGATTTCTTCTCTTTCCTTCCTGAGAGTTTGCATACATTCGCCTTCTTCTACGATGATGTTTGTCTCCCGATAAATTACAGACACATGGAAGGTTTTGGTGTTCACGCGTATCAATTGATCAACAAAGCTGGGAAAGCACATTATGTGAAGTTCCACTGGAAGCCAACTTGTGGTGTCAAAAGCATGTCAGAGGAAGAAGCTATTAGGGTCGGAGGCACCTGTCATAGCCACGCGACCAAGGATCTCTACGATTCAATTGCTGCTGGAAACTATCCTGAGTGGAAACTTTTCATCCAAATTATGGACCCTGAGGATGTAGACAAATTCGATTTTGACCCTCTTGATGTAACCAAGACATGGCCTGAGGATATCTTGCCTTTGATGCCAGTTGGTCGATTGGTGTTGAATAGAAACATTGATAACTTCTTTGCTGAGAATGAACAGCTCGCGTTTAATCCTGGACATATTGTCCCTGGTATTTACTATTCTGAGGATAAGCTTCTCCAGACTAGGATATTCGCGTATGCTGATACTCAGAGACACCGTATTGGGCCAAACTATATGCAGCTCCCAGTTAATGCTCCCAAATGTGCTCATCACAACAATCACCGCGATGGTGCCATGAACTTCATGCATCGCGATGAAGAG GTGGATTATTTGCCGTCAAGGTTTGATTCTTGTCGTCCTGCTGAGCAGTACCCAATTCCTTCTTGTGTCTTGAATGGAAGGCGTGAAATG TGTGTCATTCAGAAAGAGAACAACTTCAAGCAGGCAGGGGAGAGATACAGATCCTGGGAACCTGACAG GCAAGACAGATACATCAGCAAATGGGTTGAGTCTTTATCCGATCCACGAGTCACTCATGAGATCCGCAGTATATGGATATCATACTTGTCTCAG GCTGACAAGTCTTGTGGTCAGAAGGTCGCCTCTCGTCTTACTGTGAAGCCTACAATGTGA
- the LOC129881633 gene encoding uncharacterized protein LOC129881633 has product MIAISNSLLLSTTPSLHFTSGSSLKSADKSVSDTTKLAFSPRRGGKSSSSRRSITVQAEYSDGGRPSNSSIFVGGFLLGGVIIGALGCIFAPEISKALAETDKKDLMRKLPKFIYDEEKALEKQRKILTEKIVQLNDAIDDISNQLRSGDAENGAAVNLDEVESII; this is encoded by the exons ATGATAGCTATTTCGAATTCTCTGCTTTTATCAACAACCCCTTCTCTGCATTTCACTTCTG GATCTAGTTTGAAGTCGGCAGATAAAAGTGTCAGTGATACCACCAAATTGGCCTTCAGTCCAAGGCGTGGAGgaaaatcatcctcatctagAAGATCAATAACCGTTCAAGCAGAATATAG TGATGGGGGGAGGCCAAGCAATTCAAGCATCTTTGTAGGTGGCTTTCTTTTAGGAGGAGTAATCATTGGTGCACTTGGTTGTATCTTCGCACCAGAG ATTAGCAAGGCATTAGCTGAAACAGATAAGAAGGACCTCATGAGGAAGTTGCCCAAGTTTATTTATGATGAAGAAAAAGCATTGGAG AAACAACGCAAGATACTAACTGAGAAGATTGTCCAGCTGAATGACGCTATTGACGACATCTCCAACCAGTTGAGGTCAGGGGATGCAGAAAATGGAGCTGCCGTGAACCTAGATGAAGTTGAAAGTATTATATAA
- the LOC129881645 gene encoding glyceraldehyde-3-phosphate dehydrogenase GAPB, chloroplastic-like, which yields MASHAALAPSRIPTGTRLLSKNSLSFPTKCFSKKFEVAEFCGLRSSGYVTFSNTESSFFDVVTAQLTPKTTGSAAPVKGETVAKLKVAINGFGRIGRNFLRCWHGRKDSPLDVIVVNDSGGVKNASHLLKYDSMLGTFKADVKIVDNETISVDGKLIKVVSSRDPLKLPWAELGIDIVIEGTGVFVDGPGAGKHIQAGAKKVIITAPAKGADIPTYVVGVNEQEYSHEVANIVSNASCTTNCLAPFAKILDEEFGIVKGTMTTTHSYTGDQRLLDASHRDLRRARAAALNIVPTSTGAAKAVSLVLPQLKGKLNGIALRVPTPNVSVVDLVINVEKKGISAEDVNAAFRKAADGPLNGILAVCDEPLVSVDFRCSDVSTTIDSSLTMVMGDDMVKIVAWYDNEWGYSQRVVDLAHLVANKWPGSAAEGTGDALEDYCKTNPADKECKVYE from the exons ATGGCTTCTCATGCAGCTTTGGCTCCTTCAAGAATTCCCACAGGCACAAGACTTCTCTCCAAGAATTCACTCTCTTTCCCTACTAAATGCTTTTCCAAG AAATTTGAAGTAGCAGAGTTCTGTGGTCTACGATCGAGTGGATATGTGACATTTTCTAACACAGAGTCTTCCTTCTTTGATGTTGTGACTGCTCAACTCACTCCCAAG ACCACAGGATCAGCAGCACCTGTGAAGGGAGAAACTGTTGCCAAATTGAAGGTTGCTATCAATGGTTTCGGACGAATTGGCAGGAACTTCCTCCGTTGTTGGCATGGACGCAAAGACTCACCACTGGATGTCATTGTTGTCAATGACAGTGGTGGTGTCAAGAAT GCATCTCACTTGCTTAAGTATGATTCCATGTTGGGAACATTCAAGGCTGATGTGAAAATAGTGGATAATGAAACCATTAGTGTTGATGGAAAGCTCATTAAGGTTGTCTCTAGCAGGGATCCTCTTAAGCTTCCCTGGGCTGAACTTGGTATTGACATTGTTATTGAG GGAACAGGTGTGTTTGTTGATGGTCCGGGTGCTGGGAAGCACATCCAAGCTGGTGCCAAGAAAGTTATCATCACTGCTCCAGCAAAAGGTGCTGACATTCCTACCTATGTTGTGGGAGTGAATGAACAAGAATACTCTCACGAGGTTGCCAATATCGTAAG CAATGCCTCTTGCACCACCAACTGCTTGGCCCCTTTTGCAAAAATCTTGGACGAAGAATTTG GTATTGTTAAGGGCACTATGACAACAACTCACTCTTACACCGGAGATCAG AGgcttctggatgcatcacaccGTGACTTGAGGAGAGCGAGAGCTGCAGCATTGAACATAGTCCCGACCAGCACTGGTGCAGCAAAGGCTGTGTCTCTAGTTCTACCTCAGCTCAAGGGAAAGCTCAATGGAATTGCTCTCCGAGTGCCAACACCTAATGTTTCGGTTGTTGACCTCGTTATCAATGTTGAGAAGAAAGGAATTTCAGCTGAAGATGTCAATGCAGCTTTCAGAAAGGCAGCTGACGGTCCATTGAATGGCATATTGGCTGTTTGTGATGAACCTCTTGTGTCAGTTGACTTCCGATGCAGTGATGTTTCCACCACCATCGACTCCTCTTTAACCATGGTTATGGGAGACGACATGGTCAAGATTGTCGCTTGGTATGACAACGAGTGGGGATACAG CCAACGTGTGGTCGACTTAGCTCATCTGGTAGCAAATAAATGGCCCGGTTCAGCAGCAGAAGGGACTGGAGATGCCTTAGAGGACTACTGCAAGACAAACCCTGCTGACAAGGAGTGCAAAGTCTACGAATAA
- the LOC129881655 gene encoding uncharacterized protein LOC129881655 — protein sequence MIVKSNQSETVGAQNDNRAQHVWCAHGRPGFELYGGLLDCLSVAESEGKSEQKDLQEGELTKRPSPHRKKPVRKMMDRKKVGCLELDLCSGSVKRVRQPRNGINRVVACIDSEQEQQSIDLGECWSNSSTFQPSGDKEWDYPSEDCRLLEA from the exons ATGATAGTGAAATCAAACCAGAGTGAAACTGTTGGCGCACAAAATGACAATCGAGCTCAACATGTTTGGTGCGCTCATGGAAGACCGGGTTTCGAGCTATATGGAGGGCTGCTTGACTGTCTGAGTGTAGCGGAATCGGAAGGGAAATCGGAGCAGAAAGATCTTCAAGAAGGCGAACTAACCAA GAGGCCCAGTCCGCATCGCAAAAAGCCAGTAAGGAAAATGATGGATCGGAAGAAAGTAGGATGCCTTGAGCTGGATCTGTGTTCAGGTAGCGTAAAACGCGTAAGGCAGCCGAGAAATGGGATAAACAGGGTGGTTGCATGTATTGACTCAGAGCAAGAACAGCAAAGCATAGATCTGGGCGAGTGTTGGTCAAATAGTTCAACTTTCCAACCAAGCGGCGATAAGGAGTGGGATTATCCAAGCGAGGACTGTCGTCTGCTCGAAGCTTGA